One genomic window of Mycobacteriales bacterium includes the following:
- the lysX gene encoding bifunctional lysylphosphatidylglycerol synthetase/lysine--tRNA ligase LysX, which produces MSACGARHRLAVVADPQPPSDDLPEQMRVRRAKRDRLRADGVDPYPLGFRRTATIAELRQRHRDLAPDTATGERASVAGRVVLNRPSGKIAFATIRDGSGDLQVMLTADATGPEALARWKNDVDLGDHVGVEGEVITSRRGELSVRADRWVLTSKALRPLPEKWHGLADPEARVRQRYVDLIGNPEARRMVEVRDKVLASLRATLRGRRFVEVETPILQLVHGGAAARPFSTHLNAFDLPMTLRIAIELHLKRLVVGGVERVFEIGRIFRNEGVDATHSPEFTMLEAYEAYGDYDTMADLTRALVLDAADAVNGSPVVPDGSGGEIDLSGPWRTVTVHDAVSGVVGETVDPGTPAEKLRALAATHDVALRPDWGAGDIVLELYEKLVEHTLREPTFVKDYPAEVRPLARPHRDDPRLAEAWDLIIGGVELAPAYSELVDPVEQRDRLTEQSLRAAGGDPEAMVLDEDFLRALEYGAPPMGGMGLGVDRLMMLLTGVNIRETILFPLVRPE; this is translated from the coding sequence CTGAGCGCGTGCGGCGCCCGTCATAGGCTCGCGGTCGTGGCCGACCCGCAACCCCCGAGCGACGACCTGCCGGAGCAGATGCGGGTACGCCGCGCCAAGCGCGACCGGCTGCGGGCCGACGGCGTCGACCCCTACCCGCTGGGGTTCCGGCGTACGGCAACGATCGCCGAGCTCCGGCAGCGACACCGCGACCTCGCGCCCGACACCGCGACCGGCGAACGCGCGTCGGTGGCAGGACGGGTCGTCCTGAACCGTCCGTCCGGAAAGATCGCGTTTGCGACGATCCGCGACGGCAGCGGCGACCTGCAGGTCATGCTCACCGCCGACGCGACCGGGCCGGAGGCCCTCGCGCGGTGGAAGAACGACGTCGACCTCGGCGACCACGTCGGCGTCGAGGGCGAGGTCATCACGAGCCGGCGGGGCGAGCTGTCGGTGCGGGCCGACCGCTGGGTGCTCACGAGCAAGGCGTTGCGCCCGCTGCCGGAGAAGTGGCACGGGCTCGCCGATCCCGAGGCCCGGGTGCGCCAGCGCTACGTCGACCTCATCGGCAACCCCGAGGCGCGGCGCATGGTCGAGGTCCGCGACAAGGTGCTCGCATCCCTGCGTGCCACCCTCCGCGGCCGCCGCTTCGTCGAGGTGGAGACGCCGATCCTGCAGCTGGTGCACGGCGGGGCCGCCGCCCGGCCCTTCAGCACCCACCTCAACGCGTTCGACCTGCCGATGACCCTGCGCATCGCCATCGAGCTGCACCTCAAGCGGCTCGTCGTCGGCGGGGTGGAGCGGGTGTTCGAGATCGGTCGGATCTTCCGCAACGAGGGCGTCGACGCGACGCACAGCCCGGAGTTCACGATGCTGGAGGCCTACGAGGCCTACGGCGACTACGACACGATGGCCGACCTCACCCGGGCGCTCGTGCTCGACGCGGCCGACGCGGTCAACGGGTCACCGGTCGTCCCCGACGGCTCCGGCGGGGAGATCGACCTGTCCGGGCCGTGGCGCACGGTGACGGTCCACGATGCGGTGTCGGGCGTCGTGGGCGAGACCGTCGACCCGGGCACCCCGGCGGAGAAGCTGCGCGCGCTCGCTGCCACGCACGACGTGGCGCTGCGACCCGACTGGGGCGCGGGCGACATCGTGCTCGAGCTCTACGAGAAGCTGGTCGAGCACACGCTGCGCGAGCCGACGTTCGTCAAGGACTACCCCGCCGAGGTGCGGCCGCTGGCCCGCCCCCACCGCGACGATCCCCGGCTGGCCGAGGCGTGGGACCTCATCATCGGTGGGGTCGAGCTCGCGCCCGCCTACTCCGAGCTCGTCGACCCGGTCGAGCAGCGCGACCGGCTCACCGAGCAGTCGCTGCGGGCCGCGGGCGGCGACCCCGAGGCGATGGTGCTCGACGAGGACTTCCTGCGAGCTCTCGAGTACGGGGCCCCGCCCATGGGCGGCATGGGCCTGGGCGTCGACCGGCTGATGATGCTGCTCACCGGCGTCAACATCCGGGAGACGATTCTTTTTCCGCTGGTGCGGCCCGAATGA